In Brachypodium distachyon strain Bd21 chromosome 2, Brachypodium_distachyon_v3.0, whole genome shotgun sequence, one genomic interval encodes:
- the LOC100838163 gene encoding myb-related protein 308 has protein sequence MGRSPCCEKAHTNKGAWTKEEDQRLIAHIKAHGEGCWRSLPKAAGLLRCGKSCRLRWMNYLRPDLKRGNFTDDDDELIIKLHSLLGNKWSLIAGQLPGRTDNEIKNYWNTHIKRKLLSRGMDPQTHRPISAAAAAAFPSSSPAPAASRLAGAAFSVVPASAGFAGPSPPSSDDGHSSSGGSSDGGPRCPDLNLDLDLDLSMGLPPPKTPAVVSSTLTSHPHPQQRQSICLCYHLGVRNGEACACKTASPAGPRAFRYIRPLEEGQYI, from the exons ATGGGGAGGTCGCCGTGCTGCGAGAAGGCGCACACGAACAAGGGCGCGTGGACCAAGGAGGAGGACCAGCGTCTGATCGCGCACATCAAGGCGCACGGCGAGGGTTGCTGGCGGTCGCTGCCCAAGGCGGCCGGGCTGCTCCGCTGCGGCAAGAGCTGCCGCCTCCGCTGGATGAACTACCTCCGCCCCGACCTCAAGCGCGGCAACTtcaccgacgacgacgacgagctcaTCATCAAGCTCCACTCCCTCCTCGGCAACAA GTGGTCGTTGATCGCGGGGCAGCTTCCTGGCCGGACGGACAACGAGATCAAGAACTACTGGAACACGCACATCAAGCGCAAGCTGCTCTCCCGCGGCATGGACCCGCAGACGCACCGCCCcatcagcgccgccgccgccgccgccttcccgtcgtcttctccggcgccggccgcgtcCAGGCTCGCCGGCGCGGCGTTCTCCGTCGTCCCGGCCAGCGCGGGCTTCGCTgggccgtcgccgccttcgTCTGACGACGgccacagcagcagcggcgggagcagcgacGGCGGCCCACGGTGCCCCGACCTGAACCTCGACCTCGACCTGGACCTGTCCATgggcctgccgccgcccaagACGCCAGCCGTGGTGTCGTCCACGCTCACTTCGCATCCGCATccgcagcagcggcagagCATCTGCCTTTGCTACCACCTCGGCGTGCGCAACGGGGAGGCCTGCGCCTGCAAgacggcgtcgccggcggggcccCGCGCGTTCCGGTATATCAGGCCGCTGGAGGAGGGCCAGTACATATAG